Within Trachemys scripta elegans isolate TJP31775 chromosome 12, CAS_Tse_1.0, whole genome shotgun sequence, the genomic segment AGGGCTTTTTTTTGCTctgtaccgcacctagcacactggggtcccaATCCTGACTGAGGCCAGTTAGTGctacaataaataaaacagattccatgaaaaaaaaaatgttaaagtggatttttcaccatttatgtttattttttacatttggaGTTAAAATATTATGCATATTCCTAAAATGTCTAAGAAATATATATTGGTGAAGGAATCTTCTCTTCTTACACGTTTGTGAAGTGCTGTATATATCTATGATACTATACAAAAACCAAAACTCTTTATAATGCTTAGCTACTACAATGCTAAGCACTATAGAAAAACCCAAGACAAATCCTAATAATCTCATGCAAAACCTCCTAGAGGATGCTATTTATGGGTTTGACTGTTTTAAAGACAGTTTAAATATAAGTAATAAACAGACTATAGTTTGATTTCTCAGTTTTTAAATCTATCCATTAAATaatatttcaagaaaaaaattcctCCTCCTGCAGAGATGTTGCATTTCCTAATCTGGATCTAAAGCATATAGATAGCAGCCCTGTAAAAATGTATATGCTAGTGGATTTTCAATACCTTTTAATAACTTTGCATTTCCTATCCTTCAATGCAACACTTATGCTGATGTCCAGCACAGTGAATGTCTCATGTGACACATGCCCTAGAGATCCCACCATTCACTAATTCAGAGTGActtctctgttctctttttaATCATTCACTCATTATAAAACAGTTATTTTGGCTCTAAGACAAAGCCAGTGCCACCCTACTGTAGCAAACCCTCAGCCCCGTAAACCCTGCTACTGGGTACATAATGTCCATTATACTAACCTATTCTTGGATCTGTTAGTCAGTTGGCAGCAGGCTACACTCCCAGTGCCTGTCACATTTCATTTCTGCTGTGAAAATGCTTGTGTCTATCTTTCAAAGACATTCTTCTCCTCTTGCTTTCTCCACAACATGAAAAGGTTGATGCTGATGTGAATGCTGAATTGTTCAGCTTCAAGAGATGCAACGGACTCACTTAAAATCATGCTTGCAGATATATGTTTACAAAGTAAACATATCCCTTATGAGCCACTAAGAAAATATTCTTCTGGGACCTGATTTCCTAATGTTGTTCTTAGGCCTGCGTGTTCAGTGCATACTGAAGAGTACTGCTGACTGACGCACAGTTAGGGCATAGAAGCAAAATGGATGAATCTTCCATCTAGTGTTCCAGAAAATGGATTAATGTGCTGAAGGGGAAAAATAAGACATTCTTCCAGCTTGAAATCCTGTGCTCTCTAGTAAGGACAATATGATAAATACATTATTTGCCAAAAGTCTAATAAGATTTAAAGATTATATGTTATAGAAAATCTCCAGTTTTCAACTTCAATTTGTGTTGAGTTCTGTTATCCTCTGTTCAGAATGCTTTAGAAGcttgaaaacaaaattactttATTTGATCTTCTATTTGAAAAACGAGaaacttttgttttaagaaaagcaTGAAATCTTAAGATTGTAAGAAATAGCTATGGaaagatttaaattaataaactgCATTGATTTTCTTTGCTCATGAGACTAATGAAAAATTCTGATAAAGTGATGTTGACAGATGCAAAATATGCTATATTTATGTGTGAAATATCAATATTTTGCTACAAGCAGTTATTTTTTAACCTTTATTTAAGTTATTACATAAAGCAGTAGAAAGCATGAATTGTCTTTAAAATTACAAGTAAAACTGTTAGAAGTcctaaaataatatttatcaGACTATCAATTTCAttgaaggtgccaccagactccttgttgtttttgtagatacagactaacacggctacccccgatacttgaatttcattgaatgtctttTTTTCTAGGAAGGTATATATCCTATGCCAAATACTTCACGGATAAGGACTAATGACTTGGGAAACTGGACTGCTGTAATGTCATGCTTATGATCTGAGATAtctgtaaaaatatatattttcacatATAAACATGAAATTCTAAACAATTTTGCTGTAACAGAACTGAATTAACTGATCTATACACGTTAGAAAGTAAATTACAGCTATTGTCTTTAGGATAGGTTTAAGTAAGCTAAAAACAAGAAAATGCATTGTGTTTTCAGGTTTTGTATTCAAAAGCACTAATTTAAAGACGTTACagacaaaaaacaaatgaacCATGGCTCACTTTTTATTATAACGATGGTAACAAAAGTATagaaatacctttgtggatcatATTGTGATCTTTGGCTCTTATTTTAGTAGTTTTTCTACAGCTAAACATATCAGAGAGAGAGATATGAAGCTTTAGTATTGTCAAAACGTATTTGGTATGTCCTATCTACTCCTGTGAGAGGAGCATCCATTTAATAACAGCTGTCAAAagagattaaaatatttaataactctTGGGCTGAcacaggagaaaaaacaaaaaatacagctAATGTAAGTAATAATTGGAATCTGCAGAGAATGCAACAGCAGATATGTTCAGCTCCTTAGTATCAATAAGGGTGAGCACAGGGTGGGGGAACAAAGTTAAAGTTTGAGAATGTGACACTTATTCCTAACTGCCTTCCCATATTGGTGCTTGTGAAATTTAGCACTTCTATGCAATACTAAGAATACAATTTCTGCATCTACAAATGCATAATTGCTTCATCAGgttaaagaaattaaaacactattttcccccccttttagGTAATTTGAACTATGTTTAATTGAACTATGGTCAGAAGAAAGTTTCTAGAGAGCAAAAAATGAACCAACTTGATGCAACAAAATCAGGATTTTTAGTGTGCATTGGCCTCTGTATTTTCATCTTCACTTTTATCTATGTAAGAAACACATTTTCTAAGGTACCAAGTGAACAAAAATCCTTCCCAGATACAACAGAATGTGGTGTTTATCCAGATGAACTTTGTTCAGCgctttttgaggggaaaagtgcTGCACCTCAAATTGGAAATTTGTGTCAGATTATTCACCAACCTGAAATGCCTGACTGCATACGGACTCCATGCAATTGCTCCAGTGTCTTGAAGAGTCTGCATTTTATAACAAGACCACTATCTGAAGAAGAAGGAAACTTCTCCTTGGCATACATCATCACAATTCACAAGGAGTTAGAAATGTTTGTGAAGCTACTCAGAGCCATTTATCTGCCTCAGAATGTTTATTGCATACACATAGATGAAAAGTCACCACAGGATTACAAAACTGCAGTGCAAAACCTAGTTAactgctttgaaaacatttttatttcatcaaaaagagaaaatgttgtTTATGCAGGATTTTCAAGATTACAAGCTGATATTAATTGTATGAAGGACTTAGTTAATGCCAAAACTCAATGGAATTATGTTATTAATCTGTGTGGCCAGGATTATCCcatcaaaacaaacaaagaaattatACAGTACATCAAAAGTAAATGGAATGATAAAAATATTACTCCTGGGGTGGTCCAACCTCCTCATATGAAACATAGGACGCATCTTAGTTACAAAGAATATGTACATTCAGGAACATCCTACGTGTATCCAACCAAGAATATGAAAGATGATCCTCCACATAACTTAACTATCTATTTTGGTACTGCTTACTATGTACTCACTAGAAAGTTTGTGGAGTTTACACTGACCGATGTACGTGCAAAAGATTTGCTTGAATGGTCAAAGGACACATACAGTCCAGATGAGCACTACTGGGTCACACTGAATCGTTTAAGTGGTAAGATGCAtgttatttagggttaccatacgtccggattttcccggacatgtccggctttttgggcctcaaatccccggcaggggggaaatcccaaaaagccgaacatgtccgggaaaatagggaggggccggcggggctcggctgggggctggcccgggggtgcggcgccgggggtgcggggccaggggtgcttggctgggggctggcccggggccggcaccccaggagccgagccaggctggagacgctggggccagccgccggagggagccgctcggttggggaggccagactgggctgcgtctcctccccccactccccccagcttgcctgctgcctgcttcaggcttcccgcaaatcaaatgttcgcgggaagcagaggagggggcggagttagggcggggactttggggaaggggtggggttgggggggcatgggcggggctggaggcggggccccgtggagtgtcctctttttggacactcaaaatatggtaaccctaatgttatTTATACCATGAATTGCCTCCTTGTCCCACATTATTATGACATTTCAGCCCAGGAGAGTGATGAGGTTCCCTTTGGAACCCAGTGATGCCATTGTATATCAGCTGCAGAGGTTATTTCCTCCATCCTCGTGGATGTATTGCAGTGTCCACATCCCCTGATGGTTTGGGAAATAAAAGATGGAATCTTTTAAGTATTCCAAGTATCACAAATGGCAGTGCAGACCACTAGTTACTGGGctagaaaaatgcagcttttgagCATGTCCCCTAACCCCCTGTATAGACTACTTGTTCTAATGGAGCAATAAATTGGGCAAACCCAATATTTCTATTATCTGTCATTTTtaatatctgtaaaatgaagaaacaATAAGGCAATACTTTTAAAAGATAGCTTCAAAGACAATCAACATTATTTGtgttacacagaaaataactgTCTTTAGCTtcggtttgattttttttagacGCTCCAGCTGCTACACCAAATGCACAGTGGGAAGGAAATATACGAGCTATTAAATGGAAAGATCAAGAAGGAGTTGCACATAATGGCTGCAAAGGTAACGTGATAACTGAAAACAGAACCAGACCCTTTCAAAACACTGTATTTATGAAATACCACTATCAGATAAATTGATGCACTTGCTCTAACATCCATTGCAGAATAATTCTTATGTTTCATAATTATCCATGAAATGTCTCAGTcatggatattttatttttttaaagtatcaaaTAAAAGCAACCATACTAAATTACTCTTATACCCAGTCCAAATATCTTTCGATATCTTCGAATACTGCGGACTGTTACAGTATCTATTTTACTAAACTGTTCTTTAAACCCCCAACTAAGAAGATAGTTCTATAATTAAGTGAGTTAATGACCGAGTTCCACACATTTAACATTTCAGTAGCATTAAAGCTTAAACTAGTGTTTTTACAAGCCATTGCACACTCACATAATTCCCACCTATTAAATGAACATGTATCCAGTGCACGAACCTTAGTAGTTCGCCTTAAACAGAAGGGAACAGATTTACTTGACATCCATTTGACAAATATGCACGTTCAACAAGTGAGTGTGCATGTGTCCACAAGGTAACTCAGGGTTGGCCTATGTGCAGTCCAGCAATACAGGCAAAAATGCGGAAATATAGTGATGTCTAAAGAGCAGTTTGACCCTGGTTGAGTATTCAATCACCTACTTTCATTTAAATCTGTAACTGCCATAAACTAAGCACAGAGGAAATTTGGGGACAGGACAAAACAAGATGAATGAATTGTTGTACCCCAGAGGAGAGCATGAGATCAGACCACCAACAGGTCAAGTGAGCAACATGAAGCACTGCAATGTGTCACTGAAGCAGCAAGTCTGGGTACAATGTACACCCTTTGTCTAAAAATCAGTATGTAGCACCTTGTTTTTATAAGTAACAAAACAGTAATATTCTTTAGATTTACTTCAATAAGCAGACACATCTATTTGTCATTAATGTTAGTAGcaccttaaaatattttaaaaaacatctaaTTCACTATTCCCCACTTTGTGTACCTTCTGCATTTCAGTCAGCTTGGAATTgttaatatatttacattttgtctTTGCAGGTCATTACATCAGAGATATTTGTGTCTATGGACTGGGGGATTTACAGTGGATCATTGAATCACCTAATTTATTTGCCAACAAGTTTGAGCCCACAACATATCCGCTTGTTATGGACTGCCTAGAGAGACGCTATAGGCTTAAAGTACTGCAGCAAGCTGAAGTCCCACTAGAAGCCCACTGGCATTTTCAGGAAAGTAACTATTTTAATATGAAGTTGAATGTTTGAGCCTACTGGACATCTAAAATATTGAGCAGAAAGAATGGGAAGAAATTAGTAATATGCCTTTTAAAAGTGCAGACTTctttatataaattatatttaaggAAGGTGGTATCATTAACCCAGCTCCTGTTCTGTTGTTCACCAACTACCATCTCTGGGAACTACAAACTGTAAGAAAGTTCCTATCGGTATTAAGAAATCCTTAATTATTGAATAGAGTACACTCACGATTACTTCAGTACAGACTGCTTTTGAGAAAGTTCTGAAGAATATGGACAAAAAGATCAGAAGACAAATTTTTAATAAGGAAAGAAGTGACTTTTTTCCCTATACCTGAATAAACTACCATATGATTACATATGAGACTTATCAAAGAGAAGCAGAAAATTCAAGCTACTCCTTAAAACGATTCATTCAATGGGGAAATAATTGTTTCATATGGCCCTGAAGAAAGCACCATTCAAGTTGCTGAAACAGAAAATAAGAAGCACAGATTGAACAAAGACAAAATATTAagattttaaagttaaattaaactaTA encodes:
- the LOC117885331 gene encoding beta-1,3-galactosyl-O-glycosyl-glycoprotein beta-1,6-N-acetylglucosaminyltransferase 7-like, coding for MNQLDATKSGFLVCIGLCIFIFTFIYVRNTFSKVPSEQKSFPDTTECGVYPDELCSALFEGKSAAPQIGNLCQIIHQPEMPDCIRTPCNCSSVLKSLHFITRPLSEEEGNFSLAYIITIHKELEMFVKLLRAIYLPQNVYCIHIDEKSPQDYKTAVQNLVNCFENIFISSKRENVVYAGFSRLQADINCMKDLVNAKTQWNYVINLCGQDYPIKTNKEIIQYIKSKWNDKNITPGVVQPPHMKHRTHLSYKEYVHSGTSYVYPTKNMKDDPPHNLTIYFGTAYYVLTRKFVEFTLTDVRAKDLLEWSKDTYSPDEHYWVTLNRLSDAPAATPNAQWEGNIRAIKWKDQEGVAHNGCKGHYIRDICVYGLGDLQWIIESPNLFANKFEPTTYPLVMDCLERRYRLKVLQQAEVPLEAHWHFQESNYFNMKLNV